One genomic window of Methanosalsum zhilinae DSM 4017 includes the following:
- a CDS encoding GIY-YIG nuclease family protein has protein sequence MREKGSYFLIFQNKECTIDVGSLGSIKFSKGYHVYVGSALGNGGLKRVIRHINLHEKKDRSSKWHIDYLLLNPHFNLIFAVCIFTNKRIECLLAENMDQKSIKGFGCTDCICDSHLFFSAENPCFDIKNLLHHLDLTKYQFNEVGFSPE, from the coding sequence ATGAGAGAAAAAGGTAGTTATTTTCTTATATTTCAGAATAAAGAGTGTACTATAGATGTAGGATCTCTTGGATCCATTAAATTCAGTAAAGGCTATCATGTATATGTGGGATCTGCTCTGGGAAACGGTGGACTCAAAAGAGTTATTCGCCATATAAATCTTCATGAAAAGAAAGATCGCAGTTCAAAATGGCATATTGATTATCTTTTATTGAATCCTCATTTTAACTTAATTTTCGCAGTATGTATTTTTACAAATAAAAGAATAGAATGTCTTCTTGCAGAAAACATGGATCAAAAATCAATTAAAGGATTTGGATGTACAGATTGCATATGTGATTCTCACCTGTTTTTCAGTGCTGAAAATCCCTGCTTCGATATAAAAAACCTGCTGCATCACCTTGATTTAACGAAATATCAATTTAATGAGGTTGGCTTCAGCCCTGAATGA
- a CDS encoding methanogenesis marker 12 protein yields MFLGIDHGTTAIRFASLLDGTINKFEIARSKLISIPESELIEHIGLNLNVDMNKIKLIALTYSMGDGIISIEDIKHLKNRGIKSNRGVGNRIGAGELVFDAVKKSDIPSVVIPGIHSKSGTDPRLNIFSHSTSPEKIGIAYHAKCMGYNNYVVSDISSNTVTLAVANGEIKGAIDACIFAPGVHHGPLDVQAIRDVDEGLYTANDAFTKGGVLKRTPYSNLKELLNAFSRNEKDAILALDTIALFAAMEINSLQLLLKDYDLQGEVFLAGSVGDIEYVVDKINGTLGLKSQILGKWSAAVGCAEIARDIAYGSRKILGINVNFDSAEMEHFPDERKR; encoded by the coding sequence ATGTTTCTAGGAATTGACCATGGAACCACAGCTATCAGATTTGCATCTCTGTTAGATGGAACTATAAATAAATTTGAGATTGCACGAAGCAAACTTATATCTATCCCCGAATCTGAGTTAATTGAACATATTGGTCTCAATTTAAATGTTGATATGAACAAAATAAAGCTCATCGCCCTTACGTATTCTATGGGAGATGGGATCATTTCAATTGAGGATATTAAGCACCTGAAAAACAGAGGCATAAAAAGCAATCGAGGGGTAGGTAATCGAATTGGGGCCGGAGAGCTTGTTTTTGATGCTGTTAAAAAGTCGGATATTCCTTCAGTTGTTATCCCGGGAATTCATTCTAAAAGCGGTACAGATCCAAGATTGAACATATTTTCTCATTCTACAAGTCCTGAAAAAATTGGAATTGCATATCATGCAAAATGCATGGGATACAATAATTATGTTGTATCTGATATAAGTTCAAATACAGTTACACTTGCTGTTGCAAACGGAGAGATCAAAGGCGCGATCGATGCATGTATATTTGCACCAGGAGTGCATCATGGACCCCTAGATGTACAGGCCATTCGGGATGTTGATGAGGGGCTATATACTGCAAATGATGCTTTTACAAAAGGTGGGGTACTGAAGCGCACACCTTATTCCAATCTCAAGGAACTTTTGAATGCCTTTTCCAGGAATGAAAAAGATGCAATTCTGGCTCTGGATACAATTGCTCTTTTTGCTGCAATGGAAATTAACAGCCTTCAGCTTCTTTTAAAGGATTATGATTTGCAGGGTGAGGTTTTTCTGGCAGGTTCAGTAGGCGACATTGAATATGTTGTAGATAAAATAAATGGAACTCTGGGACTTAAATCTCAAATACTGGGTAAATGGAGTGCGGCAGTCGGTTGTGCTGAAATTGCACGCGATATTGCATACGGTTCCAGAAAAATACTGGGTATCAATGTTAATTTTGATTCTGCAGAAATGGAGCATTTTCCAGATGAGAGAAAAAGGTAG
- a CDS encoding DUF2103 domain-containing protein: protein MSDDIFSPNNRDLLKCKLGGSHTTIIGERQGKKLLGIISQHPEIKKIIPSVIKVKGKGASGGLLNIKILRSDNRGNLRALLSQGTTAQELRIITTVGNVMEGERIRKELNSILFNE, encoded by the coding sequence ATGTCAGATGATATATTTAGTCCGAATAACAGAGACCTCCTTAAATGCAAGCTCGGTGGTTCACATACAACTATAATAGGTGAACGACAGGGAAAAAAGTTACTGGGAATAATTAGCCAGCATCCCGAAATAAAAAAAATCATACCTTCGGTTATCAAGGTTAAAGGTAAAGGTGCATCAGGTGGCCTTTTGAATATCAAAATACTTCGATCTGACAATAGAGGTAACCTTAGGGCTCTTTTATCACAGGGAACAACAGCTCAGGAATTACGTATCATAACAACTGTTGGTAATGTGATGGAGGGCGAGAGAATCAGAAAAGAACTGAATTCAATTCTGTTTAATGAATGA
- a CDS encoding RNase J family beta-CASP ribonuclease → MTEIGIIAVGGYNEMGRNMTAVRIDEDIIILDMGLRLDRVQIHEDIEIDKMHSLELIEMGAIPDDTIMKQINGTVRAIACTHGHLDHIGAISKLAHRYSAPIISTPYTSALIGHQIDSERKFGVKNKIISLDAGGIYQVTEDISIEFIRMQHSIIDCVFIAIHTPVGAVLYGCDFKLDRMPTLGEPPDFARLRSLGKEGVVALITESTNSGISGKTPSEQVAHDMLRDVLLGTEEPDVGMIVTTFASHIARMNSIIQFAGEMDRIPILLGRSMDRYVSTAADMGYIELPPNAEIYGSRKEIDNAFKKIMKEGKEKYLPIVTGHQGEPGAILTRVANGETPYKIESGDRVIFSANIIPSPMTQANRYAVETKLKMQGARLYTDVHVSGHAYREDHWELLRMVNPEHVIPAHGHINMHSSYIEMAEDAGYVMGDTVHLLRNGEELYIE, encoded by the coding sequence ATGACAGAAATAGGAATAATTGCAGTTGGTGGCTATAATGAAATGGGCCGTAATATGACTGCTGTCAGAATTGATGAAGATATAATCATTCTTGATATGGGTCTCAGACTTGATAGGGTACAGATTCATGAGGATATAGAAATCGATAAAATGCATTCTCTTGAACTGATAGAAATGGGAGCTATACCTGATGATACAATAATGAAACAGATCAATGGAACTGTGCGTGCAATTGCCTGTACTCACGGACATCTTGATCATATTGGTGCAATCTCAAAACTGGCACACAGGTATTCTGCACCCATTATCAGTACTCCTTATACATCAGCCTTGATAGGGCACCAGATAGACTCTGAGCGAAAGTTTGGCGTAAAGAACAAGATCATTTCTCTTGATGCTGGAGGAATATATCAGGTCACAGAGGATATTTCTATAGAGTTTATCCGAATGCAACACAGTATTATTGACTGCGTGTTTATAGCAATACATACTCCTGTAGGCGCTGTTCTATATGGTTGTGATTTTAAGCTGGACAGGATGCCCACTCTTGGAGAACCGCCAGACTTTGCACGCCTTCGTTCTCTTGGAAAAGAAGGTGTTGTAGCATTGATCACGGAAAGCACCAATTCTGGGATTTCGGGGAAAACACCATCTGAGCAGGTTGCACATGATATGCTACGCGATGTTTTGCTTGGAACTGAAGAGCCGGATGTTGGAATGATTGTCACAACTTTTGCTTCACATATAGCCAGAATGAATTCAATAATTCAATTTGCAGGAGAAATGGATCGTATTCCTATACTACTTGGGCGTTCCATGGATCGATATGTAAGTACTGCAGCTGATATGGGATATATAGAACTCCCACCAAACGCAGAAATATACGGATCAAGAAAAGAAATTGATAATGCATTCAAGAAAATAATGAAGGAAGGAAAGGAAAAATATCTTCCAATAGTTACTGGTCACCAGGGTGAACCCGGAGCAATACTTACAAGAGTTGCAAATGGTGAAACACCCTATAAGATTGAATCTGGAGACCGTGTTATTTTTTCTGCTAACATAATTCCCAGTCCAATGACTCAGGCAAACAGGTACGCAGTTGAGACCAAACTTAAAATGCAGGGTGCAAGACTTTATACAGATGTTCATGTATCTGGGCATGCATACCGTGAAGATCACTGGGAACTGTTAAGGATGGTAAACCCTGAACATGTAATCCCTGCCCATGGCCATATAAATATGCACAGTTCTTACATTGAAATGGCAGAAGACGCTGGCTACGTAATGGGAGATACTGTGCACCTGTTGAGAAATGGAGAAGAACTATATATCGAATAA